The following are from one region of the Arachis duranensis cultivar V14167 chromosome 10, aradu.V14167.gnm2.J7QH, whole genome shotgun sequence genome:
- the LOC107468589 gene encoding dynamin-related protein 3A gives MADDATTAPPPSSSAATAPLGSSVISLVNRLQDIFSRVGSQSTIDLPQVAVVGSQSSGKSSVLEALVGRDFLPRGNDICTRRPLVLQLVQTKRKPDGSEEEYGEFLHLSGKRFYDFSEIRREIQAETDREAGGNKGVSDKQIRLKIFSPNVLDITLVDLPGITKVPVGDQPSDIEARIRTMIMSYIKTPTCLILAVTPANSDLANSDALQMAGVADPEGNRTIGVITKLDIMDRGTDARNLLLGKVIPLRLGYVGVVNRSQEDILMNRSIKDALVAEEKFFRSRPVYSGLADSCGVPQLAKKLNQILAQHIKAVLPGLRARISTSLVAVAKEHASYGEITESKAGQGALLLNILSKYSEAFSSMVEGKNEEMSTSELSGGARIHYIFQSIFVRSLEEVDPCEGLTDDDIRTAIQNATGPKSALFVPEVPFEVLVRRQISRLLDPSLQCARFIYDELIKISHRCMVTELQRFPFLRKRMDEVIGNFLREGLEPSENMIGHLIEMEMDYINTSHPNFIGGSKALEMAMQHGKSSRVLPISKPKDGLDSDKGSASERSVKSRGILARQANGVVADPGVRVPLDAEKVVPSGNPSGSSWGISSIFGGGDSRMAVKDNTASKPHIEPVNSMEQSFSMIYLREPPPVLRPSESNSETETIEITVIKLLLKSYYDIVRKNVEDLVPKAIMHFLVNNTKKELHNVFIKKLYRDNLFEEMLQEPDEIATKRKRCRDLLRAYQQAFKDLEELPLEAETVERGFSLPDTTGLPKIHGLPTSSMYSTSSSGDYYASPKNPKSKRSSHSGELQSPLHANSDSNGNGRPFPSGFYPAVDA, from the exons ATGGCGGACGATGCCACCACAGCTCCTCCTCCATCATCTTCCGCCGCCACCGCGCCGCTCGGCTCCTCCGTGATCTCGCTCGTGAACCGCCTCCAGGACATCTTCTCCCGCGTCGGCAGTCAGTCCACCATCGACCTCCCTCAGGTGGCGGTGGTCGGCAGCCAGAGCAGTGGCAAGTCCAGCGTCCTGGAGGCCCTTGTCGGCCGCGACTTCCTCCCTCGCGGCAACGACATATGCACGCGCCGCCCGCTCGTTCTGCAGCTCGTTCAGACCAAGCGCAAGCCAGACGGCTCCGAGGAAGAGTACGGCGAGTTCCTACACTTGTCTGGGAAAAGGTTTTACGATTTCTCCGAGATTCGTAGGGAAATCCAG GCTGAAACTGATAGGGAAGCAGGAGGGAACAAAGGTGTCTCTGACAAGCAGATTCGACTGAAGATTTTTTCACCAAATGTTCTTGATATCACGCTTGTTGATCTCCCTGGCATAACAAAGGTTCCTGTGGGTGACCAGCCTTCTGATATTGAAGCCCGAATCAGAACAATGATCATGTCATATATTAAAACCCCGACCTGTCTCATTCTGGCTGTCACTCCAGCAAATTCAGATTTGGCCAATTCAGATGCTCTTCAGATGGCGGGAGTTGCTGATCCTGAGG GTAATAGAACAATTGGCGTGATCACAAAG TTGGATATCATGGACAGAGGTACTGATGCCCGGAATCTATTACTAGGAAAAGTTATTCCcctccgacttggttatgtagGTGTTGTAAATCGCAGTCAGGAG GATATCTTAATGAACCGGAGTATAAAGGATGCTCTTGTTGCTGAAGAAAAGTTTTTCCGCAGCCGTCCT GTATACAGCGGGCTAGCTGATAGTTGTGGCGTTCCTCAACTAGCAAAAAAATTGAACCAG ATTCTAGCACAACATATCAAGGCTGTGCTACCAGGCCTGAGAGCACGCATAAGCACTTCACTAGTTGCTGTTGCAAAGGAGCACGCAAGCTATGGAGAAATCACCGAGTCTAAG GCTGGACAGGGTGCTCTTCTCCTGAATATTCTTTCAAAATACTCTGAAG CTTTCTCATCCATGGTTGAGGGAAAGAATGAGGAGATGTCTACATCTGAGCTATCTGGTGGAGCACGAATTCATTACATTTTTCAATCTATCTTTGTGAGGAGTCTAGAG GAGGTGGATCCATGTGAAGGCTTGACTGATGATGATATTCGTACTGCCATACAGAATGCAACTGGGCCTAAATCAGCATTATTTGTTCCTGAA GTGCCATTTGAAGTCCTTGTACGAAGGCAAATATCTCGTCTATTGGATCCTAGTCTTCAGTGTGCCAGGTTTATATATGATGAATTAATAAAG ATCAGCCATCGGTGTATGGTTACTGAACTGCAGCGATTCCCTTTCTTGCGGAAGCGCATGGATGAAGTAATAGGGAACTTTTTACGGGAAGGCCTTGAACCCTCAGAAAACATGATTGGACACCTCATAGAAATGGAG ATGGATTATATAAACACCTCCCATCCAAATTTTATTGGTGGAAGTAAGGCATTAGAAATGGCAATGCAACATGGCAAGTCTTCTAGGGTACTACCTATTTCTAAGCCAAAG GATGGTCTGGATTCTGATAAGGGATCAGCCTCTGAAAGAAGTGTGAAGTCTCGAGGTATTCTTGCCAGACAGGCTAATGGGGTAGTTGCTGATCCG GGTGTTCGTGTTCCTTTGGATGCTGAAAAAGTTGTACCCTCTG GAAACCCTAGCGGATCAAGCTGGGGTATCTCATCCATTTTTGGCGGAGGTGACAGCCGTATGGCTGTGAAGGATAATACAGCCAGTAAACCACATATTGAACCAGTTAACAGCATGGAGCAATCATTTTCTATGATCTATTTGAGAGAG CCACCTCCTGTATTGAGGCCATCTGAGAGCAATTCAGAGACAGAAACTATTGAAATTACAGTAATAAAGTTGCTTTTGAAATCATACTATGATATTGTCAGAAAAAATGTTGAGGATCTTGTCCCCAAAGCTATTATGCACTTCTTG GTAAACAACACCAAGAAAGAGCTGCACAATGTCTTCATTAAAAAGCTATACAG AGACAACCTATTTGAAGAGATGTTGCAAGAACCTGATGAGATAGCCACGAAAAGGAAGCGCTGTCGAGACCTTCTCCGTGCTTATCAGCAGGCTTTTAAG GACTTGGAAGAACTGCCTCTGGAAGCTGAAACAGTTGAAAGAGGATTCAGTTTGCCTGACACAACTGGTTTGCCTAAAATTCATGGGTTACCAACTTCATCAATGTATTCTACAAGCAGTTCTGGAGACTACTATGCGTCTCCTAAGAACCCCAAGTCTAAGAGGTCCTCCCATTCTGGGGAACTTCAATCACCGTTGCATGCTAATTCAGATTCCAATGGAAATGGAAGGCCATTCCCATCCGGGTTCTATCCTGCGGTTGATGCGTGA
- the LOC107468732 gene encoding GATA transcription factor 24 gives MDTANQQRLQARTFDDDDDDEAQPQQQQQQKTVLVPMQVNGALNPFDGGSHEVEEAFVSSGLSSTATSVQPRTSELTIAFEGEVYVFPAVTPEKVQAVLLLLGAQEMPRIAASSDSSLQQNCQQIMGINDASRGSKVSRRIESLVRFREKRKDRCFEKKIRYTCRKEVAQRMHRKNGQFASLKEGYKSPAENFDSSNGGGDTYSQSIERRCQHCGTGEKSTPAMRRGPSGPRSLCNACGLMWANKGTLRDLSKASRITFEQNGQDTSADIKPSPTEPENSSPDQNEDICLEEAKPVPIDSRQSPERNNDQYTVDTAEAVTNDSSIQMENNALSIHQEDNKLEDFADASGTEFDIPACFDEQVDIDIDDSNMRTYWL, from the exons ATGGACACTGCGAATCAGCAGAGGCTGCAAGCAAGAacctttgatgatgatgatgatgatgaagccCAACCGcagcaacaacagcaacaaaaaACTGTGCTTGTTCCCATGCAGGTGAATGGTGCGTTGAACCCTTTTGATGGAGGTTCTCACGAGGTGGAAGAAGCTTTCGTGAGTTCTGGGTTGTCTTCTACTGCTACTTCTGTTCAGCCAAGAACCAGTGAGCTCACCATTGCATTTGAAGGCGAGGTTTATGTTTTCCCAGCGGTTACCCCAGAAAAg GTGCAGGCTGTATTGTTACTCTTGGGAGCCCAGGAGATGCCCAGGATTGCTGCCAGCTCTGATTCTTCGTTGCAGCAGAATTGTCAGCAGATTATG GGAATAAATGATGCTTCCCGCGGTTCAAAGGTTTCACGAAGAATTGAATCACTTGTAAGGTTCCGTGAAAAGCGAAAAGACCGATGCTTTGAGAAAAAaatccggtacacttgccgtAAAGAGGTTGCCCAGAG GATGCATCGTAAGAATGGACAGTTTGCGTCACTGAAGGAAGGCTACAAATCTCCCGCTGAAAATTTCGATTCAAGCAATGGTGGAGGTGATACTTATTCACAGTCTAT TGAACGTAGATGTCAGCATTGTGGAACTGGTGAGAAGTCAACTCCGGCTATGCGTCGAGGACCCTCTGGTCCAAGATCTCTGTGCAACGCCTGTGGTCTTATGTGGGCAAATAAG GGAACTCTGAGAGATCTCAGCAAAGCATCAAGAATCACCTTTGAACAAAATGGACAG GATACATCAGCTGATATAAAACCTTCACCAACAGAACCAGAGAACTCTTCTCCTGACCAGAACGAGGAT ATCTGCCTAGAGGAAGCCAAACCTGTGCCAATAGATTCGAGACAGTCACCTGAGAGGAACAATGATCAG TATACAGTTGATACTGCGGAAGCAGTTACCAACGATTCATCTATCCAAATGGAGAATAATGCTCTCAGCATACATCAAGAG GATAATAAGCTTGAAGATTTTGCCGACGCTTCTGGGACAGAATTTGATATTCCTGCCTGTTTTGATGAGCAG GTTGACATTGACATTGATGATTCCAACATGAGGACTTACTGGCTATGA
- the LOC107468590 gene encoding probable glycosyltransferase At5g03795, which produces MRKRNLFQLPSENPHFPANSMAPPPLSRENSFPFPNFPGIFRNHPRCRYLCVSTACILLYLLYTLTSVFISAQLLFNLELQRDFDAPRRVTLHSSRVFHSPEAFELDYEKMEKELKVFVYPDGDPETYFHTPRKLTGKYSSEGYFFKNIKESRFFTADPLQAHLFFIPISCHKMRGKGLTYELMIYEVGKYVESLKFKYPYWNRTLGADHFFVTCHDIGAKATNGVPYLVKNSIRVVCSSSYDGLFIPHKDVTLPQVQLPFLHPAGGNDIKRRKILAFWAGRSDSKLKDELAAVWDNDTELDIQNNRIDRHATGSIVYLEKLYRSKFCLCPHGPVGSSRIADSIHYGCVPVIMSNYYDLPFNEILDWRKFSVVVKESDLYQLKDILRNISEKDFVTLNQNLVKVQKHFQWNTPPVRLDAFHMVMYELWLRRHLTRYF; this is translated from the exons ATGAGAAAAAGAAATCTGTTTCAACTACCTTCCGAGAATCCTCATTTTCCCGCCAATTCCATGGCGCCACCTCCACTTTCTCGAGAAAACTCATTTCCCTTCCCAAATTTTCCCGGAATATTCCGCAACCACCCTCGCTGTCGATACCTCTGCGTCTCCACCGCATGCATCCTCCTCTACCTCCTTTACACCCTCACGAGCGTCTTCATCTCCGCACAGCTACTCTTCAACCTCGAGCTCCAa CGCGATTTCGATGCGCCGCGCAGAGTAACGTTGCATTCTTCTAGAGTGTTCCACTCGCCGGAGGCATTCGAATTGGACTACGAGAAGATGGAGAAGGAGTTGAAGGTGTTCGTGTACCCTGACGGTGATCCTGAGACCTATTTCCACACGCCGAGGAAGCTCACCGGGAAATATTCCAGCGAAGGTTATTTCTTCAAGAACATCAAAGAAAGCCGTTTCTTCACTGCCGATCCTCTTCAAGCTCACCTCTTCTTCATTCCTATTTCTTGCCACAAAATGCGAGGCAAG GGGTTGACTTATGAGCTTATGATTTATGAAGTTGGGAAGTATGTGGAGAGCCTAAAGTTCAAGTATCCTTATTGGAACAGAACATTGGGTGCTGATCACTTTTTTGTGACTTGCCATGATATCGGTGCCAAGGCTACGAATGGGGTTCCATATCTTGTCAAAAATTCCATTCGGGTGGTTTGTTCATCCAGTTATGACGGTTTGTTTATTCCACACAAAGATGTTACCCTCCCCCAAGTTCAGCTGCCATTTCTTCACCCTGCAGGTGGAAATGACATAAAGAGAAG GAAAATACTTGCTTTCTGGGCTGGTCGCTCTGATTCTAAATTGAAAGATGAACTTGCAGCTGTGTGGGACAATGATACTGAACTTGACATTCAGAATAACAGAATTGACCGTCATGCTACTGGATCTATTGTTTATTTGGAGAAACTTTATAGATCCAAGTTTTGTTTGTGCCCTCACGGTCCTGTTGGTAGCAGCCGTATCGCGGACTCAATCCATTATGGCTGTGTTCCGG TAATCATGTCAAACTATTATGACTTGCCTTTTAATGAGATTCTGGATTGGAGGAAGTTTTCTGTAGTAGTGAAGGAAAGTGACCTTTATCAGCTCAAAGACATTCTGAGAAATATATCTGAGAAAGATTTTGTGACATTGAATCAGAATTTAGTAAAG GTCCAGAAGCATTTCCAGTGGAATACACCTCCAGTTAGACTAGATGCGTTTCATATGGTCATGTATGAACTCTGGCTACGCCGCCATCTCACTAGGTACTTTTAA
- the LOC107468600 gene encoding costars family protein has translation MNVEEEVGRLREEIKRLGTLQSDGSYKVTFGTLFNDDQCANIFEALVGTLRAAKKRKLLTYDGELLLQGVHDNVEITLNPTPAAAN, from the exons ATGAATGTAGAAGAGGAGGTTGGGCGCCTCAGGGAAGAGATCAAGAGGCTTGGCACACTCCAATCAGATGGTTCTTACAAG GTTACATTTGGGACACTATTTAACGATGACCAATGTGCAAATATATTTGAGGCGCTTGTTGGGACACTGAGAGCAGCTAAAAAGCGAAAATTGCTCACATACGACGGTGAACTACTGCTTCAAGGAGTGCATGATAATGTCGAAATCACTCTTAATCCAACCCCTGCTGCTGCCAACTGA